From the genome of Desulfovibrio sp. JY:
ACATCTCGCCGCTTTTCACCTTCGACCCCGCCACCGGGGCGGTGCTGTCGCTCGTCAACGCCGCGCTCACCAACAACCCGGCCCTGGACGGCATGGCCGCCGTGGCCGCCGCGCGGCAGGTCGCCGCATCCCAAACACAGAAACCTCAACCGGAGGATCGCATGGACGAACTGCTCAAGCGCCTGCGCTTTCTGCTCAACCTGCCGGTGGCCGCCACCGCCGAGGAGGTGACGGCCCAACTGGACAAGCTCAAGGGCCAGGTCGCGCCCGAGGCCGACGCCGCCACGAGCGTGGACCTGCTCGGCATCCTGGCCGGCAAGGACGCCGCCATCGCCGACTTGCGCGCCAAAGTGGCCGCGCCGGACCCGGCCAAGTTCGCGCCCGCTCCCGCCGTGGCCGCGCTGACGGCCGAAAACGCCGACCTCAAAAAGCGCCTGGCTGAAGTCGAGTCGCAAAACGGCGCCGCCGCCTTGTCGGCGGAGATCAAGGCCGCCGTGGCCGACGGCCGCGTGCACAAGACCCTCGAAGGCTGGCTCACCGACCTGGCGGCCAAGGACCCGGACGCCGCCCGGGACTACCTGGCCAAGGCCGCGCCCGTGGCCGCGCTCACCACCATGCAGACCACCACCGTGACGCCGCCGGCCGGGGGCGGCACGGCCGCGCTGTCGGCCGACGAAAAAGAGGCCGCGCGCCTCTTGGGTAAAACCGAAGCCGACTATCTGGCGTTTAAGGAGGGCAAGTAAATGGCCATTCTCACCCCGGCGCTCATCAGCGCCCTGTTTACCGGCTTCCGGGGGGATTTCCGCAAGGCTCTGGCCGCCGCGCCGAGCGCTTGGAAAAACGTGGCCACGCTGATCCCCTCCACCTCGGCGTCCAATACCTATGGCTGGCTCGGCCAGTTCCCCAAGTTCCGGGAATGGGTTGGCCCCCGTGCGGTCAAGGACATGGCCGCCCATGGCTACAGCATCACCAACAAAAAGTTTGAAGATACGGTCGGTGTGCCCCGTGAGGCCATCGAGGACGACACCGTGGGCGTTTACTCGCCGATCTTCGAGGAGATGGGCCGGGCTGCCGGCGTCTTCCCGGACGAGCTGGTCTTTGCGCTGCTGGCCCTTGGGGGGGCGACCGCCTGTTACGACGGCCAGAACTTCTTCGACACCGACCACCCGGTCTTTCCGGGCGTGGACGGCACCGGCGAGGCGGCCACCGTGGCCAACTACGCCGACGGCACGGACCCGGCCTGGTATCTGGTCGATACCTCCCGGGCCATCAAACCCATCATCTTCCAGGAGCGCACCAAGCCGGAAATCACGTCCATGACCAAGCTCGACGA
Proteins encoded in this window:
- a CDS encoding phage protease, translated to MRNATHSPIIHATAALAVALAPAADAASLPDGCNVQLFPDGSFDARDGRPGSIEGCTAKTWQLDAAIATALIARANQRETPLCIDYEHHTLTAKDAGHKAVAAGWIEALAYVPGRGLFARVAWTEAARAHIQADEYRYISPLFTFDPATGAVLSLVNAALTNNPALDGMAAVAAARQVAASQTQKPQPEDRMDELLKRLRFLLNLPVAATAEEVTAQLDKLKGQVAPEADAATSVDLLGILAGKDAAIADLRAKVAAPDPAKFAPAPAVAALTAENADLKKRLAEVESQNGAAALSAEIKAAVADGRVHKTLEGWLTDLAAKDPDAARDYLAKAAPVAALTTMQTTTVTPPAGGGTAALSADEKEAARLLGKTEADYLAFKEGK
- a CDS encoding Mu-like prophage major head subunit gpT family protein; translation: MAILTPALISALFTGFRGDFRKALAAAPSAWKNVATLIPSTSASNTYGWLGQFPKFREWVGPRAVKDMAAHGYSITNKKFEDTVGVPREAIEDDTVGVYSPIFEEMGRAAGVFPDELVFALLALGGATACYDGQNFFDTDHPVFPGVDGTGEAATVANYADGTDPAWYLVDTSRAIKPIIFQERTKPEITSMTKLDDETVFSTDVFRFGIRYRCNVGFGFWQFAYCSKKPLTDANFNAAYDAMTAFKADGGRPLGIKATQLVVPTNLRTAAAEVVQVARRADGSDNPNAGIVDVLVTPWLN